One window of the Pseudomonas sihuiensis genome contains the following:
- the lptB gene encoding LPS export ABC transporter ATP-binding protein, translating to MAILKAQHLAKSYKSRQVVRDVSLSIESGQIVGLLGPNGAGKTTCFYMIVGLVRADQGRVLIDDLDVSHQPMHGRARAGIGYLPQEASIFRKLSVTDNIMAILETRKDLDRAGRQAELESLLQEFHIHHIADSLGMSLSGGERRRVEIARALATNPKFILLDEPFAGVDPISVGDIKQIIHHLKTKGIGILITDHNVRETLDICETAYIVNDGQLIAEGDAETILANQTVKEVYLGHEFRL from the coding sequence ATGGCCATTCTCAAAGCCCAACACCTGGCGAAAAGCTACAAGAGCCGCCAGGTCGTGCGTGACGTCAGCCTGAGCATCGAAAGCGGTCAGATCGTCGGTCTGCTCGGCCCCAACGGCGCAGGCAAGACCACCTGCTTCTACATGATCGTCGGCCTGGTACGCGCCGACCAGGGCCGCGTGCTGATCGACGACCTCGACGTCAGTCACCAGCCCATGCACGGTCGCGCGCGCGCCGGCATCGGCTACCTGCCGCAGGAAGCCTCGATCTTCCGCAAGCTGTCGGTGACCGACAACATCATGGCCATCCTCGAAACGCGCAAGGACCTGGACCGCGCCGGGCGCCAGGCGGAACTGGAAAGCCTGCTGCAGGAATTCCATATCCACCATATCGCCGACAGCCTCGGCATGAGCCTGTCCGGCGGTGAGCGACGCCGCGTGGAGATTGCTCGCGCTCTGGCCACCAACCCCAAGTTCATCCTGCTCGACGAACCCTTTGCCGGGGTCGACCCGATCTCCGTGGGCGACATCAAGCAGATCATCCATCACCTCAAGACCAAGGGCATCGGCATCCTGATCACCGATCACAACGTGCGCGAAACCCTGGACATCTGCGAGACCGCCTACATCGTCAACGATGGACAGCTGATCGCCGAAGGTGACGCCGAGACCATCCTCGCCAACCAGACGGTGAAAGAGGTTTACCTGGGCCACGAATTCCGCCTGTAG
- the lptA gene encoding lipopolysaccharide transport periplasmic protein LptA, whose amino-acid sequence MRFVNTLPLILSLGAVLGSAAAWALPSDRDQPIRIQADSAELDDRQGVAVYRGDVIITQGTLKITGDTVTITQTASGDIDVFTSVGNLAYYEQKPAVDKDIVKAYGKTIQYFASNERIVLIDQAKVIQEGNTFEGEKIVYDTRRQIVNAGRATGGNVSTPRPRIDMVIQPKNKPADQQQ is encoded by the coding sequence ATGAGGTTCGTTAATACCCTCCCCCTGATTCTCAGCCTCGGCGCCGTATTGGGAAGCGCGGCTGCCTGGGCACTGCCATCGGATCGTGATCAACCGATCCGCATCCAGGCCGACAGCGCCGAACTGGATGACCGACAAGGTGTAGCCGTCTACCGCGGCGACGTGATCATCACTCAGGGCACCCTGAAGATCACGGGTGACACCGTCACCATCACCCAGACCGCCAGCGGCGATATCGACGTCTTCACCTCGGTGGGCAACCTGGCTTATTACGAGCAGAAGCCTGCCGTGGACAAGGACATCGTCAAGGCCTACGGCAAGACCATCCAGTACTTCGCCAGCAATGAGCGCATCGTACTGATCGACCAGGCCAAGGTGATTCAGGAAGGCAATACCTTCGAAGGCGAGAAGATCGTCTATGACACCCGCCGCCAGATCGTCAACGCCGGCCGCGCAACAGGCGGCAACGTCAGCACGCCGCGCCCGCGTATCGACATGGTCATCCAACCGAAGAACAAACCCGCGGATCAGCAGCAGTAA
- the lptC gene encoding LPS export ABC transporter periplasmic protein LptC: protein MPRKILNTLIFALIAVVVAALGYWNLAPDSTRQAQRASDDNVVDFYAVGARTVQFQDDGKLHYRMTADKLEHIKSTDITLIDAPKLELYRGTELPWEVTSQRAEVSPGGVEVELIDDVRIARTDAKNRPTVITSSRMTVIPDKEYAQTEQAVRIVAANGVTTAQGMKAYLNDGRMLLQSNVRGQHEVR from the coding sequence ATGCCGCGTAAAATCCTCAACACCCTGATCTTTGCTCTGATTGCAGTCGTCGTGGCCGCACTCGGTTACTGGAACCTTGCCCCGGACAGCACACGCCAAGCCCAGCGGGCCAGCGACGACAACGTCGTTGACTTCTATGCAGTGGGCGCGCGCACCGTGCAGTTCCAGGATGACGGCAAACTGCACTACCGCATGACCGCGGACAAGCTCGAGCACATCAAAAGCACCGACATCACCCTGATCGACGCCCCCAAGCTGGAGCTCTATCGCGGCACCGAGCTGCCCTGGGAAGTCACCAGCCAGCGTGCCGAAGTCTCGCCTGGCGGCGTCGAGGTAGAACTGATCGACGACGTGCGCATCGCCCGCACCGACGCCAAGAACCGCCCCACCGTTATCACCAGCAGCCGCATGACGGTTATTCCTGACAAGGAATATGCGCAGACCGAGCAAGCCGTTAGAATCGTCGCGGCCAATGGGGTGACCACGGCACAAGGAATGAAAGCGTACTTGAATGACGGCAGGATGCTCCTGCAGTCCAACGTAAGAGGCCAGCATGAGGTTCGTTAA